Proteins from one Bacteroidota bacterium genomic window:
- a CDS encoding YjbH domain-containing protein: MKKYLFSMLFIVIPVIAQNSAGDAANVEPRYLIDTPTAGLLKRGAFSLESNFFQDGGLMFGLYAGALDRLTFGISYGGVGVIGKSNVQMQKLPGVMLKYRLFDESESMPAIAFGFDSQGKETYIDSLERFTIKSRGIFIAASKNYSFMGFLSFHGGVNWSMEKKDGDKDMDVFAGVEKSFGQELSLLAEYDFAFNDSHARAIGQGKGYLNTGIRWSLANGLTLGFDLKNVVKNQKNVTFANRTLKVEYVRTF; the protein is encoded by the coding sequence ATGAAAAAATATTTATTTTCAATGCTATTCATAGTAATTCCTGTTATCGCACAAAACTCCGCTGGTGATGCGGCGAATGTTGAACCGCGTTATCTCATTGATACTCCAACGGCGGGTCTCCTTAAACGCGGAGCGTTCTCGCTTGAATCGAACTTCTTTCAGGATGGGGGATTGATGTTCGGATTGTATGCCGGCGCGCTCGATCGTTTAACGTTTGGTATTTCGTATGGCGGAGTCGGTGTTATCGGGAAATCAAATGTTCAGATGCAAAAACTTCCGGGTGTGATGCTGAAGTATCGCCTGTTTGATGAAAGTGAATCAATGCCGGCGATAGCATTTGGTTTCGATTCACAGGGAAAAGAAACATACATTGATTCACTCGAACGATTTACGATTAAGTCGCGCGGAATTTTCATTGCTGCCAGCAAAAATTATTCATTCATGGGCTTTCTCTCATTTCACGGTGGGGTGAATTGGTCGATGGAAAAGAAAGATGGTGATAAAGACATGGATGTTTTTGCCGGAGTGGAAAAATCATTCGGACAGGAACTCTCGCTTTTAGCAGAATACGATTTTGCATTTAACGACAGCCATGCCAGAGCAATTGGTCAGGGAAAAGGATATTTGAACACCGGAATTCGGTGGTCGCTTGCAAACGGATTGACTCTTGGTTTTGATTTGAAAAATGTTGTGAAAAATCAAAAAAATGTCACATTTGCAAATCGGACATTAAAAGTAGAATATGTAAGGACATTTTAG
- the cax gene encoding calcium/proton exchanger: MNRFFKPSLDWLLLFVPLTILGEYAFHFSETTLFLFSCISIVPLAGWLGKATEHLAEKTGEGIGGLLNATFGNAAELIIALMALQAGLYDVVKASITGSIIGNILLVLGASLLAGGLKHKTLTFSAAGARALSTMLTLASIGLIGPAVFHYFGGKDIADREADLSMEIAVVLVVTYGLSLLFSLKTHKQLFIGEAAEAAKIENEHRKAWSLARSFTVLAVATFFIAWMSEILVASVSHAAEAMGMTSIFVGVIVVAIIGNAAEHSTAILVAMKNRMDLSLGIAIGSSIQVALFVSPVLVFASYFLGPKPMDLVFTPIELLAIALSALITEQIASDGESNWLEGVQLISVYIIFALVFYFLPG; this comes from the coding sequence ATGAATCGATTCTTCAAACCCTCTCTTGATTGGTTATTACTTTTTGTTCCATTGACGATCCTTGGTGAGTATGCGTTTCATTTTTCAGAAACGACATTGTTTCTTTTTTCGTGTATTTCTATTGTTCCTTTGGCAGGCTGGCTTGGAAAAGCAACGGAACATCTTGCAGAAAAAACCGGTGAAGGGATCGGCGGATTGTTGAATGCTACTTTTGGCAACGCTGCAGAATTGATTATTGCGTTAATGGCTTTGCAGGCGGGACTGTATGATGTTGTGAAAGCCTCCATTACCGGATCGATTATCGGAAATATTCTGTTGGTTCTTGGTGCATCGCTGTTAGCAGGGGGATTGAAGCATAAAACATTGACGTTCAGTGCTGCAGGAGCGCGTGCTCTTTCGACCATGCTTACACTGGCATCCATTGGATTGATTGGTCCCGCAGTGTTTCACTATTTTGGCGGGAAAGATATTGCTGATCGTGAAGCTGATCTCAGTATGGAGATTGCTGTTGTTCTTGTTGTTACGTACGGGTTGAGTCTTCTTTTTTCCTTAAAGACTCATAAACAACTCTTTATCGGCGAAGCAGCAGAGGCGGCAAAGATTGAAAATGAACATCGCAAAGCATGGAGTTTAGCACGATCGTTTACTGTATTAGCGGTTGCAACATTTTTTATTGCGTGGATGAGTGAAATTCTTGTGGCTTCAGTTTCGCATGCGGCCGAGGCAATGGGAATGACGAGTATTTTTGTGGGAGTGATTGTTGTTGCCATTATTGGAAATGCGGCAGAACACAGCACAGCGATCCTTGTTGCTATGAAGAACCGAATGGATCTCAGTTTGGGAATTGCAATCGGGAGCAGCATTCAAGTGGCGCTTTTCGTCTCTCCGGTACTTGTTTTTGCAAGTTATTTTTTGGGACCGAAACCGATGGATCTTGTCTTTACGCCGATTGAATTACTTGCCATTGCGCTTTCAGCATTGATCACAGAACAAATTGCCAGCGATGGAGAAAGTAATTGGCTGGAGGGTGTGCAGTTGATCTCTGTCTATATCATTTTTGCGTTGGTGTTTTACTTTTTACCGGGATAG
- a CDS encoding BrnT family toxin, translating to MEEILKFEWSNNKASLNLKQHNVTFEEASTVFYNPLAKIFDDSRHSLSEVREIIIGNSIRGRLLFVAFTERKNSIRIFSARKVTKRERKEYEENNRNEIK from the coding sequence GTGGAAGAAATTCTGAAATTTGAATGGAGTAACAACAAAGCCAGTTTGAATTTGAAGCAGCATAATGTTACTTTTGAAGAGGCATCCACTGTGTTCTACAACCCTCTTGCGAAGATATTTGATGACTCTCGTCATTCTCTTAGTGAGGTAAGAGAGATAATTATAGGGAATTCTATAAGAGGAAGATTATTATTTGTTGCATTTACCGAAAGAAAAAATAGTATCCGAATTTTTAGTGCACGTAAAGTGACAAAACGTGAAAGGAAAGAATATGAAGAAAACAACCGTAATGAAATCAAATGA
- the cysS gene encoding cysteine--tRNA ligase codes for MPLIITNSLTRTKEEFKPLTEGVVRMYVCGPTVYGLSHLGHAKSYVSFDIVVRYLRYLGYKVTYVQNITDVGHLTDDADEGEDKIAKQARKDKLHPMQVVELYTKEYFEDMDAMNILRPDISPRATGHIPEQLAMTEQLLDKGFAYEVNGSVYFDVSKDPEYGKLSGRILEDAESGTRVDIKSEKKHPADFALWKKAEQNHIMQWNSRWGLGFPGWHVECSAMSMKYLGETFDIHGGGMDNQFPHHECEIAQSESLTKKPFVKYWMHNNLVTVNGQKMGKSLGNFTTLKDAFKKFEPGVIRFFILQSHYRSTLDYSEQAVEGAAKGLEKLRSTVARLRTEIGKKRTGSSDFKERLKDYKKRFFEAMNDDFNAPAAIGVLFELVRETNELLTDGQNASHEFLITLDEFFSSASEIVLGIRLSVNAKESGELEEKLLDLHIQARQRAKRLQAWEVADFIRKGLEEMKIKIEDTKEGTTWKKF; via the coding sequence ATGCCTTTAATTATTACCAACTCTCTCACTCGTACAAAAGAAGAATTCAAACCTCTCACTGAAGGCGTTGTGCGCATGTATGTCTGCGGACCGACAGTGTATGGACTTTCGCATCTTGGCCATGCAAAAAGTTATGTATCATTCGATATTGTTGTTCGATATTTACGCTACCTTGGATATAAAGTAACGTATGTGCAAAATATTACCGACGTGGGACACTTGACGGATGATGCGGACGAGGGGGAAGATAAAATTGCAAAACAAGCTCGCAAAGATAAACTCCATCCCATGCAGGTGGTGGAATTGTACACCAAAGAATATTTCGAGGATATGGACGCGATGAATATTCTTCGTCCCGATATCTCTCCCCGCGCTACGGGACATATTCCGGAACAGTTGGCGATGACGGAGCAATTGCTGGATAAGGGTTTTGCATACGAAGTAAATGGTTCCGTCTATTTTGATGTGAGCAAAGATCCGGAATACGGAAAACTCTCCGGAAGAATTCTTGAAGATGCCGAAAGCGGAACGCGCGTTGATATTAAGTCAGAAAAAAAACACCCGGCAGACTTTGCACTCTGGAAAAAAGCGGAACAGAATCACATTATGCAATGGAATTCACGATGGGGATTAGGTTTTCCCGGATGGCATGTTGAGTGCTCTGCGATGTCGATGAAGTATCTTGGTGAGACATTCGATATTCATGGCGGAGGAATGGATAATCAATTCCCTCATCACGAGTGCGAGATTGCCCAAAGCGAGAGTCTTACAAAAAAACCGTTCGTAAAATACTGGATGCATAATAATTTGGTAACGGTCAACGGTCAGAAGATGGGGAAATCGCTCGGGAATTTTACCACATTGAAGGATGCATTCAAAAAATTCGAACCGGGGGTTATACGATTTTTCATTCTGCAAAGTCATTATCGAAGCACGCTTGATTACAGTGAGCAGGCTGTGGAAGGAGCAGCGAAAGGTTTGGAAAAATTACGCAGCACCGTTGCCCGTTTGCGTACAGAAATCGGAAAGAAACGAACAGGATCAAGCGATTTCAAAGAACGATTGAAGGATTACAAGAAACGCTTCTTTGAAGCAATGAATGACGATTTCAATGCTCCGGCCGCTATCGGCGTTTTATTTGAACTTGTTCGAGAAACGAATGAACTGCTTACCGACGGACAAAATGCGTCTCACGAATTTTTAATAACGCTCGATGAATTCTTTTCTTCTGCTTCTGAGATAGTGCTTGGTATTAGGCTCTCGGTTAATGCGAAAGAGTCAGGTGAATTAGAAGAAAAACTATTAGATTTGCACATTCAAGCACGTCAAAGAGCTAAACGATTACAAGCATGGGAAGTTGCTGATTTTATTAGAAAAGGGTTAGAAGAAATGAAAATTAAGATTGAAGATACAAAAGAAGGTACTACGTGGAAGAAATTCTGA
- a CDS encoding class I SAM-dependent DNA methyltransferase — MSISGVIKSIQDIMWKDVGLDGDAQRISQLGWMLFLKILDDQEKQFELLNSKYKSVIPQKYRWRTWAENPEGLTGEDLIEFVNNELFRRLKELPSNGNPERTYIVRSVFEDTFNYMKSGTLMRQVINKINGAIDFKKSEDRHILGDIYEQILKDLQSAGNAGEYYTPRPITQFMVEMIDPQLGEKVFDPACGTGGFLTCTIEHVRKEYVRTTKQEDKLQKSIYGVEKKPLPHLLCMTNMLLHEVEVPSNILHDNTLAKPFSDYKKEDEVDIVLTNPPFGGMEEDGIAGNFPAAYRTKETADLFLVLITKILKEGGRAAIVLPDGSLTGDGLKLRIRQKLLEECNVHTIVRLPNSVFQPYASVATNLIFFEKGKPTKEIWYYEHRLPETQKAYSKTRPIQLKEFEPIRKWWKKRKESEISWKLNIGQKITEAKKEAKQYWEAAINAQSIIDAHKKRITRIDDDLKGKEEKQPLLEERQRLQSEIGAQEKIVKEQQQNGDSIYGAAFELDIKNPVAQKESVEYTSKEIIEKLNKSFAKSLELIEHIKSEL; from the coding sequence ATGTCAATCAGTGGTGTAATAAAAAGCATTCAAGATATAATGTGGAAAGATGTCGGCCTTGACGGCGATGCACAGCGTATCAGTCAATTAGGATGGATGCTCTTCTTAAAAATTCTTGATGATCAGGAAAAACAATTTGAATTACTGAATAGTAAATACAAATCCGTCATTCCTCAAAAGTACCGATGGAGAACGTGGGCGGAAAATCCGGAAGGACTGACCGGCGAAGATTTAATTGAGTTTGTGAACAACGAATTATTCAGAAGATTGAAAGAACTCCCTTCAAATGGAAATCCTGAACGAACATATATTGTTCGTTCGGTTTTTGAAGATACGTTTAATTATATGAAGTCCGGCACGTTAATGCGTCAGGTGATCAATAAAATTAACGGTGCAATCGATTTTAAAAAATCGGAAGATCGTCACATCCTTGGTGATATTTACGAACAAATTCTTAAAGACTTGCAAAGCGCAGGTAATGCCGGAGAGTATTATACTCCACGCCCAATTACGCAATTTATGGTTGAAATGATTGATCCGCAACTCGGAGAAAAAGTGTTTGACCCTGCTTGCGGGACAGGCGGTTTTCTTACTTGCACAATCGAACATGTTCGAAAGGAATATGTTCGCACTACAAAACAAGAGGACAAATTACAAAAAAGTATTTATGGTGTTGAGAAAAAGCCTCTTCCGCATTTGTTGTGTATGACCAATATGTTGTTGCATGAGGTTGAGGTTCCATCCAATATCCTTCACGACAATACTCTTGCTAAACCATTTAGTGATTATAAAAAAGAAGATGAAGTGGACATCGTGCTTACAAACCCGCCGTTTGGCGGAATGGAAGAAGACGGCATTGCTGGTAACTTTCCAGCAGCGTATCGCACAAAAGAGACTGCGGATCTTTTTCTTGTGCTTATAACAAAAATATTAAAAGAAGGCGGAAGAGCGGCGATTGTATTGCCGGACGGATCGTTGACCGGAGACGGTTTAAAGCTTCGTATTCGTCAAAAATTGCTGGAAGAGTGTAATGTGCATACAATTGTGCGGTTGCCAAATTCTGTTTTTCAGCCATACGCTTCAGTGGCAACAAATTTGATTTTTTTTGAGAAAGGAAAACCGACTAAAGAGATTTGGTATTACGAACATCGTTTGCCCGAAACGCAAAAGGCATACAGCAAAACAAGACCGATCCAATTAAAAGAATTTGAACCAATCCGTAAATGGTGGAAAAAACGAAAAGAAAGTGAAATCAGTTGGAAGTTAAATATCGGGCAAAAAATTACCGAAGCCAAAAAAGAGGCAAAACAGTATTGGGAAGCAGCAATAAACGCGCAAAGTATTATTGATGCCCATAAAAAAAGGATTACAAGAATTGATGATGACCTAAAAGGAAAAGAAGAGAAACAACCATTACTTGAAGAAAGACAAAGACTTCAAAGTGAGATTGGTGCGCAGGAAAAAATTGTTAAAGAACAACAGCAAAATGGTGATTCAATTTATGGTGCGGCATTTGAATTGGATATAAAAAACCCGGTAGCTCAGAAAGAAAGTGTAGAATATACAAGTAAAGAAATTATTGAAAAGTTGAATAAATCATTTGCAAAGAGTTTAGAATTAATTGAACACATTAAATCAGAATTGTAG
- a CDS encoding DinB family protein has protein sequence MKQSSIIDALVQQLEESYHTRAWHGTNLRGSIRGLSLDQICWRPSAKRHNIWEVVVHCAYWKYIVRRRLTGEKHGSFPLKGSNFFQRPENRIASAWKKDIQLLEEMHQLLVDEVKKISTEDLGKYPHGSKFSNLQTITGIAMHDVYHAGQIQLLKRLQK, from the coding sequence ATGAAACAATCGTCAATCATTGATGCTCTTGTTCAACAACTTGAAGAATCATATCACACACGTGCCTGGCATGGTACGAATCTTCGTGGCTCCATCCGCGGACTCTCCCTTGATCAGATCTGCTGGCGCCCATCCGCGAAACGGCATAACATTTGGGAAGTTGTTGTTCATTGCGCGTATTGGAAATATATTGTGCGCCGCCGGTTGACCGGCGAAAAACATGGATCGTTTCCGTTAAAAGGAAGTAATTTTTTTCAACGCCCCGAAAATCGAATAGCATCCGCTTGGAAAAAAGACATTCAACTTCTCGAAGAAATGCACCAGTTACTTGTTGACGAGGTTAAAAAAATCTCGACGGAAGATTTAGGTAAATATCCTCATGGGAGCAAATTCAGCAACCTCCAAACCATCACAGGTATTGCAATGCACGACGTGTATCACGCAGGACAGATACAATTGTTAAAGAGACTGCAAAAGTGA
- a CDS encoding DEAD/DEAH box helicase family protein, giving the protein MNKKELSERDICSLYIRPAVADAGWDSFTQIREEVNFTKGKVVVRGNAVFREKPLRADFILYYKSNVPLAIIEAKDNTHGVGDGMQQALRYAEKLQVPFVFSSNGDSFLEHDRLVTNGVVEREISLNQFPSPEELWKKYCNAKNISSEIQSVVTQDYYSDGSKKEPRYFQMSAINKTIEAIAKGQNRILLVMATGTGKTYTAFQIIWRLWKAKKKKRILFLADRNILVDQTMVNDFKPFGGVMTKITDRTIDKSYEVYMSLYQAITGPKEEQKVYKEFSPDFFDLIVIDECHRGSADEDSAWREILEYFSSATHIGLTATPKETEYISNIDYFGDPVFFYSLKEGIEDGFLAPYKVIRIDLDKDLLGWRPTKGQRDKLGQEIEDRIYNQIDFDKTLVLEKRTELVAQKITDFLTRTNRFDKTIVFCEDIDHAERMRQQLVNCNSDLVNENRKYVMKITGDDLVGKMELDNFILPDSKYPVIATTSKLMSTGIDAQTCKLIVIDQNIQSVSLFKQIIGRGTRINEDYQKLFFTIMDFRKATEHFSDPDFDGIPIPIDGDGDGNNGGNNSGGGGGGGGVGGEGEPRPKYYVNNVSVFVVAERVQFYDKDGKLVTESLKDYTRKNILKEYSSLDQFLILWNKSSQKSAIIEEMKEHGIFIEAMEEEVSRNIDPFDLVCHVAFDQPPLTRKERANNVKKRNYFTKYGGKAREILSALIDKYADEGIENIEDIRILRVKPIKDFGTPYEIFEAFGSKEQYEQAVLELEQQLYQAA; this is encoded by the coding sequence ATTAATAAAAAAGAACTTTCTGAGCGCGATATTTGCTCTCTCTATATTCGACCTGCTGTTGCAGATGCGGGCTGGGATAGTTTTACTCAAATCCGTGAAGAAGTTAATTTTACTAAGGGAAAAGTTGTTGTCCGCGGCAATGCTGTCTTTCGTGAAAAACCATTGCGAGCAGATTTCATCTTGTATTATAAATCGAACGTACCATTGGCAATTATTGAAGCAAAAGACAATACGCATGGCGTTGGTGATGGAATGCAACAAGCACTTCGGTATGCAGAAAAACTACAAGTTCCTTTCGTCTTTAGTTCCAACGGTGATTCGTTTTTAGAACACGATAGATTAGTTACAAACGGTGTTGTTGAACGTGAAATATCACTGAATCAATTCCCATCGCCAGAAGAATTATGGAAGAAATATTGTAATGCTAAAAATATTTCATCTGAGATTCAATCTGTAGTTACTCAAGATTATTATTCTGATGGTAGCAAAAAAGAACCACGATATTTTCAGATGAGTGCAATCAACAAAACGATTGAAGCTATTGCAAAGGGACAAAATCGAATTTTGTTGGTTATGGCGACTGGAACTGGTAAAACCTACACGGCTTTTCAGATTATTTGGCGTTTATGGAAAGCAAAAAAGAAAAAACGAATTCTCTTTTTAGCAGATCGAAATATTCTTGTTGACCAAACTATGGTGAATGATTTTAAACCGTTTGGTGGCGTAATGACAAAAATTACCGATCGTACGATTGACAAGTCGTACGAGGTATATATGTCGTTGTATCAAGCGATTACCGGTCCGAAGGAAGAACAAAAAGTTTACAAAGAATTTTCTCCTGATTTTTTTGACCTTATTGTTATCGATGAATGTCATCGTGGTAGTGCCGATGAAGACAGTGCTTGGAGAGAGATACTTGAATATTTTAGCTCTGCAACTCATATTGGATTAACTGCTACGCCAAAAGAAACTGAATATATCTCAAACATTGATTATTTCGGTGACCCCGTATTTTTCTATTCATTAAAAGAAGGAATAGAAGACGGTTTTCTTGCTCCCTACAAAGTTATTCGCATTGATCTCGACAAAGATTTATTAGGTTGGAGACCAACAAAAGGACAAAGGGATAAATTAGGTCAAGAAATTGAGGATAGGATTTATAATCAAATAGATTTTGACAAAACACTTGTCCTCGAAAAGCGAACAGAACTTGTTGCTCAAAAAATTACTGATTTTTTAACTCGAACAAACCGTTTTGATAAAACCATTGTCTTTTGTGAAGATATTGATCACGCAGAACGAATGAGACAACAATTGGTGAATTGTAATTCTGATCTTGTTAACGAAAACAGAAAATATGTAATGAAAATAACCGGAGATGATCTTGTTGGTAAAATGGAACTTGATAATTTTATTTTACCCGACAGTAAATATCCTGTCATTGCTACAACCTCAAAATTAATGTCAACGGGAATCGATGCACAAACGTGTAAGCTGATTGTTATTGATCAGAACATCCAATCTGTCTCGCTCTTTAAGCAAATAATCGGACGCGGGACGCGAATTAATGAAGATTATCAGAAATTATTTTTTACGATAATGGATTTCCGCAAGGCAACGGAGCATTTTTCAGATCCCGATTTTGATGGTATTCCTATTCCCATAGATGGGGACGGCGATGGAAACAACGGTGGAAATAATTCGGGTGGAGGAGGAGGTGGTGGGGGTGTGGGTGGAGAAGGTGAACCAAGACCGAAATATTATGTGAATAACGTTTCTGTTTTTGTTGTTGCAGAACGAGTACAATTTTATGACAAAGATGGAAAACTTGTTACTGAATCTTTGAAAGATTACACAAGGAAGAATATTCTTAAGGAATATTCTTCCCTTGATCAATTCCTTATTCTTTGGAATAAATCCTCGCAAAAAAGCGCAATTATAGAAGAAATGAAAGAGCATGGAATTTTTATTGAGGCTATGGAAGAAGAAGTCAGTAGAAATATTGATCCATTTGATTTAGTCTGCCACGTTGCATTCGATCAACCTCCGCTCACCCGTAAAGAACGTGCGAACAATGTAAAAAAAAGAAATTATTTCACAAAATATGGTGGTAAAGCGAGAGAAATTCTTTCTGCACTAATAGATAAATATGCCGATGAAGGAATTGAAAATATTGAAGATATTCGAATTCTGAGAGTAAAACCGATTAAAGATTTTGGTACCCCGTATGAGATTTTTGAAGCATTTGGAAGTAAAGAGCAATACGAACAAGCAGTTTTAGAATTAGAACAACAACTTTATCAAGCAGCATAA
- a CDS encoding response regulator — MFGNKPTVISNDQQRDLISKHLRYADELVRAKNFEAAIEEIKKALQIDPKHSLARSFQQRILLIQKQNASPDDLLAKGPSQEEITQMIAQMFAVAEQMIGKRMYQEALKKIAEVYTLDPGNHFAKAYSDRIEQLIMEQEQVGRQVFKEAIQQKKPEPTVDTPIDMERGSLMMYDEMMKEVWFDGKVTPEEEQELQVVREIFNITMEEHTVIERKVKHKAYIDALKLAWKDGVITDMERQVLDMMRRRYAITEEEHASLERAVQDAKKGTQPKARILIVEPDKNQLVTLMRALQSRNFEVVIAARAEDALQVMIKQHPKLIITEAVFPLGHLDGFGFYQKVQEHPALKGTPFFFVSDAKSQKVFHAALRLGFDACMTKPIDMDLLFAAIDGRLLLR, encoded by the coding sequence ATGTTTGGAAATAAACCGACCGTCATATCTAACGACCAGCAACGAGATCTCATTTCAAAGCATCTTCGTTATGCGGATGAATTGGTGCGCGCAAAAAATTTTGAAGCAGCAATTGAAGAAATTAAAAAAGCGCTCCAGATCGATCCGAAACATTCTCTCGCCCGCTCTTTTCAACAGCGAATACTCTTGATTCAAAAGCAAAACGCCTCGCCGGATGACCTTTTAGCAAAGGGACCGAGCCAGGAAGAGATCACGCAGATGATTGCGCAAATGTTTGCCGTTGCGGAACAAATGATTGGCAAGCGGATGTATCAGGAAGCATTAAAAAAGATCGCTGAGGTGTACACACTCGATCCGGGAAATCATTTTGCGAAGGCCTATTCCGATAGGATTGAACAATTGATCATGGAGCAGGAACAGGTCGGTCGTCAGGTCTTTAAAGAAGCGATCCAACAGAAGAAGCCGGAACCGACCGTTGATACGCCTATCGACATGGAACGGGGAAGTTTGATGATGTACGATGAGATGATGAAAGAGGTCTGGTTCGATGGAAAAGTAACACCGGAAGAAGAGCAGGAACTTCAAGTCGTACGGGAGATCTTCAACATCACCATGGAAGAGCATACCGTTATTGAGCGAAAGGTGAAACACAAAGCGTATATTGATGCGCTTAAACTTGCTTGGAAAGATGGAGTCATCACGGATATGGAACGTCAGGTGTTGGATATGATGCGCCGCCGGTACGCCATCACGGAAGAGGAACATGCTTCACTGGAACGGGCAGTGCAGGATGCGAAGAAGGGGACGCAACCAAAAGCGAGAATTCTTATTGTCGAACCGGATAAGAATCAATTAGTCACGTTGATGCGTGCACTTCAGTCTCGGAATTTTGAAGTAGTTATTGCTGCAAGAGCTGAAGATGCGCTGCAAGTGATGATTAAACAACATCCGAAATTGATTATTACCGAGGCGGTATTTCCGCTAGGCCATTTAGATGGATTCGGTTTTTACCAAAAAGTACAGGAACATCCGGCACTTAAAGGAACACCATTCTTTTTTGTGAGTGATGCAAAAAGTCAAAAAGTGTTTCATGCCGCCCTGCGGCTTGGATTTGATGCATGTATGACGAAACCGATCGATATGGATCTGCTGTTTGCTGCGATTGATGGAAGATTACTGCTGAGATAA